A single Candidatus Thermoplasmatota archaeon DNA region contains:
- a CDS encoding DUF131 domain-containing protein: MRKAFLIALGLFISGIALLAVSVAEGGGTVYLALIFPVYVGSDIWGFFGILCVIGAFFVGFLGSIPAKLPSGGSDTARQGTPPAEGPEKRFGGVVMLGPIPIIVGSDVKMSMIAIVLAIVLVVVLIVSMVFFIPGLLG; the protein is encoded by the coding sequence ATGAGAAAGGCGTTCCTCATCGCTCTCGGGCTATTCATCTCGGGCATCGCGCTACTGGCTGTGAGCGTGGCTGAGGGCGGTGGGACGGTCTATCTTGCCCTGATCTTCCCTGTCTACGTCGGATCGGACATCTGGGGCTTCTTCGGCATTCTCTGCGTGATCGGTGCATTCTTCGTCGGGTTCCTGGGCTCGATCCCCGCGAAATTGCCTTCCGGAGGGTCGGACACCGCGAGGCAAGGAACCCCTCCCGCCGAAGGGCCCGAGAAGAGATTCGGCGGGGTGGTGATGCTGGGACCAATCCCGATAATCGTGGGCTCGGACGTGAAGATGTCCATGATCGCGATCGTGCTCGCGATAGTTCTGGTAGTCGTACTAATCGTCAGTATGGTGTTTTTCATTCCCGGGCTTTTGGGATGA
- a CDS encoding Mut7-C RNAse domain-containing protein produces the protein MKLLCDHMLGTLAKWLRFLGFDTGFVGPVSDRELKEIALSEGRVILTRDKELSGNKDVEALYVESGGIDDQLIQVLRALNLEVEEPMSRCSACNGLIEKIGRGDAEGNVPDDILTDRDMFWRCKECGKHYWRGSHWGGILEKIEKIKSQVS, from the coding sequence GTGAAGCTTCTCTGCGATCATATGCTCGGCACCTTGGCAAAATGGTTGAGGTTCCTGGGGTTCGACACGGGGTTCGTGGGCCCCGTGAGCGACAGGGAACTGAAGGAAATCGCCCTGTCCGAGGGCCGCGTGATCCTGACGAGAGACAAGGAGCTCAGCGGCAACAAGGACGTCGAAGCCCTGTACGTGGAGAGCGGGGGCATCGACGACCAGCTCATCCAGGTACTCCGAGCGCTCAACCTGGAAGTCGAGGAACCGATGTCCAGATGTTCTGCCTGCAACGGTCTGATCGAGAAGATCGGGCGGGGAGATGCAGAAGGCAATGTGCCCGATGACATCCTAACTGATCGGGACATGTTCTGGCGATGCAAGGAATGTGGAAAGCATTACTGGCGGGGAAGTCATTGGGGAGGAATCCTCGAGAAGATTGAGAAGATCAAGAGTCAGGTCTCGTAG
- a CDS encoding 2,5-diamino-6-(ribosylamino)-4(3H)-pyrimidinone 5'-phosphate reductase: MKPRVIVNCAMSADGKIALPTRRQTRISSDEDMRRVHELRNSVDVIIVGVGTVLADDPSLLVSPEHVSEIRNPVRLVLDSSGRTPDDAAVFDGDADTIVVTSDECSRDFGGAEAIRCGKGRVDLTKLMSILHDKGHSSVLVEGGGDVIWSFFRERLVDEFKVFVGSIIIGGKSSPTPADGEGFHSLADIAKLELVAHTALGEGLLLEYAVER; encoded by the coding sequence GTGAAACCGCGAGTCATTGTCAATTGCGCCATGTCCGCGGACGGGAAGATAGCCCTTCCCACGAGGAGGCAGACGAGGATCTCGAGCGACGAGGACATGAGGCGGGTCCACGAGCTCAGGAACTCCGTTGACGTGATCATCGTTGGCGTTGGCACGGTTCTGGCGGACGACCCAAGCTTGCTGGTCAGCCCCGAGCACGTTTCCGAGATCAGGAATCCCGTGAGGCTGGTGCTTGACTCGAGTGGGAGGACGCCCGATGACGCAGCCGTCTTCGACGGTGATGCGGACACCATCGTCGTGACTTCGGATGAATGCTCTCGTGATTTTGGCGGGGCCGAAGCCATCAGGTGCGGCAAGGGCAGGGTCGATCTGACGAAGCTCATGTCCATTCTTCACGACAAGGGGCACTCCAGCGTGCTCGTCGAGGGGGGCGGCGATGTCATATGGTCCTTCTTCCGCGAGCGACTGGTCGATGAGTTCAAGGTTTTCGTTGGCAGCATCATCATCGGTGGCAAGAGCTCACCAACCCCCGCGGACGGAGAGGGGTTCCACTCCCTCGCCGATATTGCCAAACTCGAACTCGTTGCGCACACAGCGCTCGGGGAGGGCCTGCTTCTTGAATACGCGGTGGAAAGGTGA
- a CDS encoding RNA 3'-terminal phosphate cyclase — translation MIEIDGGYGEGGGQILRMAVAFSALTGKDVRIFNIRANRPKPGLANQHLTSIRSVAELSGAKVENLHKGSMEVHFVPGELSGGDFRFDIGTAGSVTLVLQACLLPALSSGRGCRISVTGGTDVRWSPPWDYFEHVFLPVLRRIGGDVTVEQVRRGYYPRGGGNIRVTVKPCKELSGQEWTDLPPVERIDGFVHVGNLPGHILERMERALSGLEDVAETTIRTESLKEDRATGQGGAVVLRAVAGDIILGSDALAERGVKAEEVARNAADSLLRERDAGATADTHLSDQILPYLAIADGPSTFVVKEITGHAKTHMWLLEKFLDASFQTRKLDGRWRIEIQPSRTWRV, via the coding sequence CTCAGGATGGCCGTGGCCTTCTCTGCGCTCACCGGAAAGGATGTCAGGATATTCAACATAAGGGCCAACAGACCCAAACCTGGATTGGCCAACCAGCATCTCACGTCCATCAGGAGCGTTGCAGAGCTGTCCGGCGCGAAGGTCGAGAACCTGCACAAGGGGTCCATGGAGGTACACTTCGTCCCCGGCGAGCTCTCTGGCGGGGACTTCCGCTTTGACATAGGCACTGCTGGGAGCGTGACACTGGTGCTCCAGGCATGTCTTCTTCCCGCCCTTTCGTCCGGTCGCGGGTGTCGCATCAGCGTGACGGGCGGTACGGACGTTAGGTGGTCGCCGCCATGGGACTATTTCGAGCATGTTTTCCTGCCCGTGCTCAGGCGTATCGGCGGGGACGTCACCGTGGAGCAGGTCAGAAGGGGCTACTACCCAAGAGGCGGCGGGAACATCCGCGTCACCGTGAAACCGTGCAAGGAGTTGAGCGGACAGGAATGGACCGATCTACCCCCCGTGGAGAGGATCGATGGGTTCGTCCACGTCGGGAACCTGCCAGGCCATATCTTGGAGAGAATGGAAAGGGCTCTGAGCGGGCTGGAGGATGTCGCAGAGACAACGATTCGGACAGAGAGCCTGAAGGAGGACCGAGCCACAGGTCAGGGCGGCGCTGTCGTCCTCCGGGCAGTGGCAGGAGACATCATCCTCGGGTCGGACGCTCTGGCAGAGAGGGGTGTGAAGGCGGAGGAAGTCGCCCGGAACGCCGCGGACTCTCTCCTTCGCGAGAGAGATGCAGGAGCGACGGCCGACACACATCTGTCCGATCAGATCCTTCCCTATCTAGCAATCGCGGACGGACCCTCGACCTTCGTCGTGAAGGAGATAACAGGTCATGCCAAGACGCACATGTGGTTGCTGGAGAAGTTCCTTGATGCCTCCTTCCAGACAAGGAAACTCGACGGAAGGTGGAGAATAGAAATCCAGCCTAGCCGTACATGGAGGGTCTAG
- a CDS encoding PAC2 family protein, giving the protein MENIHIYELRRMDLKGATVIDGFPSVGLVSSIVANYIINALNLEQVAIMDSVYFPTVSLIRDGEPMNPVRIYAGSKEETKDKIVVFISEFQPPPNLIKVIAAAVIDWAEDQKCKMLLCPEGLVVDRESPAEDRTEIKVYGIGSTNFAGNVLREHSITVFEEGVITGVAGVLLNEGKKRDFNVISLLSEAHPDYPDARAAARVIETIDRILLHTELDAQPLYEEAERIENQLKSIHKQTATAKRTPAPARPSMYG; this is encoded by the coding sequence ATGGAGAACATTCACATATACGAGCTCAGGAGGATGGACCTGAAGGGGGCTACTGTCATAGATGGCTTTCCGAGCGTCGGTCTCGTGAGCTCGATAGTCGCGAACTACATCATAAACGCTCTCAACCTCGAGCAAGTGGCAATAATGGATTCCGTCTATTTTCCGACGGTCTCGCTGATAAGGGACGGAGAACCCATGAACCCCGTCCGCATCTACGCGGGTTCAAAGGAGGAGACCAAGGACAAGATCGTCGTGTTCATATCGGAGTTCCAGCCGCCACCGAATCTCATCAAGGTGATTGCGGCGGCCGTCATAGACTGGGCAGAGGACCAGAAGTGCAAAATGCTGCTGTGCCCCGAGGGCCTCGTAGTGGACAGGGAATCTCCCGCCGAGGACCGCACCGAGATAAAGGTCTACGGCATAGGAAGCACCAACTTCGCAGGCAACGTGCTCAGGGAGCATTCCATAACGGTCTTCGAGGAGGGCGTCATCACAGGGGTCGCAGGTGTTCTCCTGAACGAGGGGAAGAAACGGGACTTCAACGTCATCAGCCTACTAAGCGAGGCACACCCGGACTACCCAGATGCACGGGCGGCTGCACGAGTGATAGAGACGATCGATAGGATCTTGCTGCACACGGAGCTCGATGCGCAGCCTCTGTACGAGGAGGCGGAGAGGATCGAGAACCAGTTGAAGAGCATACACAAGCAGACTGCCACGGCAAAGAGGACCCCGGCTCCCGCTAGACCCTCCATGTACGGCTAG